One stretch of Acinetobacter sp. WCHAc010034 DNA includes these proteins:
- a CDS encoding IS1595-like element ISAcra1 family transposase produces the protein MIENSKLSHYKIKKIIQCFCVDIPASKTALLLNLNRNTINYWYMLFRETIYDHQTDLRAKFVGLIEVDESYFGAKRQRGFHGKLKRGRGTLKQPVFGIFERNGRVYTEIVPDCKMKTLQEVIIGKVSLESVIYSDGWRGYNGLVDVGYSKHFRVNHGANEFARGQCHINGIESFWSFCKRRLAKFNGISKEYFDYHLKETEWRWMREPNELATELWNLIR, from the coding sequence ATGATAGAAAACAGTAAATTAAGTCACTACAAGATTAAAAAAATTATTCAATGCTTTTGTGTTGATATTCCTGCTTCCAAAACAGCCTTATTACTCAATTTAAATCGTAATACGATTAATTATTGGTACATGCTTTTTAGAGAAACTATCTATGATCATCAAACAGATTTAAGAGCTAAGTTTGTTGGTTTAATAGAAGTAGATGAAAGCTATTTTGGAGCGAAAAGGCAACGTGGGTTTCATGGAAAGTTAAAGCGTGGTCGTGGGACTCTAAAACAGCCAGTATTTGGAATATTCGAACGTAATGGGCGCGTCTATACTGAAATCGTACCTGACTGTAAAATGAAGACTTTACAAGAGGTTATCATTGGTAAAGTTTCACTTGAGAGTGTGATTTATAGTGATGGATGGCGTGGCTATAATGGTCTTGTTGATGTGGGTTATTCAAAGCATTTTAGGGTAAATCACGGAGCAAATGAGTTTGCTAGAGGACAATGCCATATAAATGGAATAGAATCATTTTGGAGCTTTTGTAAAAGAAGGCTAGCAAAGTTTAACGGCATATCAAAAGAGTACTTTGATTATCATCTTAAAGAAACTGAATGGCGTTGGATGAGGGAACCTAATGAGTTAGCAACTGAGCTGTGGAACCTCATTAGGTAA
- the hemJ gene encoding protoporphyrinogen oxidase HemJ, which yields MDAPSDAFLWVKALHIIAVVCWFAALFYLPRLYVYHAMSEDGTSHQRFQIMERKLYRGIMWPSMLATLITAHFLVDWGDATRHYHEALWFYLKVGLVGLLVIYHFVCGYYRKKLMENPHYKSHKFWRFFNEMPTLILLAVVILVVVKPQF from the coding sequence ATGGATGCTCCTTCTGATGCTTTCTTGTGGGTAAAAGCATTACATATTATTGCAGTCGTTTGTTGGTTCGCGGCATTGTTCTACCTGCCACGTTTATATGTTTATCATGCGATGAGTGAAGATGGCACGAGTCATCAGCGTTTCCAGATTATGGAACGAAAGTTGTACCGCGGCATCATGTGGCCGTCAATGCTTGCCACTCTCATCACAGCGCATTTTTTAGTGGATTGGGGTGATGCAACTCGGCATTACCATGAAGCACTCTGGTTTTACCTGAAAGTTGGATTAGTGGGCTTACTGGTGATTTACCATTTTGTTTGTGGTTATTACCGTAAAAAACTGATGGAAAACCCGCATTACAAATCACATAAGTTTTGGCGTTTCTTCAATGAAATGCCAACGCTTATTTTACTCGCAGTAGTGATTTTAGTGGTGGTTAAACCGCAGTTTTAA
- a CDS encoding efflux RND transporter periplasmic adaptor subunit, whose product MQTFLLGKRALSVLVVLITLILFLVYVLLRTGPFAPVKVTLIQVQYKSIQPSLFGIATVEARHNYKIGPTTAGRLKNLRVDIGDAVQAGQLLGEMDPVDLEEKILAQRAIIQKIISQQQDTQIRQKFAQQQVQRYQQLTKINATSQESLAIKQQELDLATTALGSMQQELNKARADLNTLQAQRDNLNLMATAPGIVTARYAEPGSTVVAGQTVLEIVDPKSIWLNTRFDQSSAIGLASGLPAQIHLRSRQSNTLSGQVLWVEPRADVITEEILAKVVFSQQPNPLPPLGELAEVTIKLAPLSRSLAIPNAAIHRINNQVGVWKVTDQKLQFIEIKLGRSNLEGDVQVLDGLSENDQIVLYSEKPLNAKNRLRIVKNLAGTSE is encoded by the coding sequence ATGCAAACATTTTTATTAGGAAAGAGGGCTCTTTCCGTTCTTGTAGTGCTTATTACATTAATCTTATTTTTGGTTTATGTCCTATTGCGTACAGGACCTTTTGCACCTGTCAAGGTCACTCTGATACAAGTTCAGTATAAATCCATTCAGCCTAGTCTATTTGGTATAGCGACTGTTGAAGCTCGTCATAATTACAAGATTGGTCCCACAACGGCAGGTCGTCTTAAAAACCTTCGAGTCGATATAGGAGATGCTGTACAAGCTGGACAACTTTTAGGGGAAATGGATCCCGTTGATTTAGAAGAAAAAATACTTGCGCAACGTGCCATTATCCAAAAAATCATCTCTCAGCAACAAGATACTCAAATTCGTCAAAAGTTTGCACAGCAACAAGTTCAACGCTATCAGCAACTCACCAAAATCAATGCCACCAGTCAAGAGTCACTCGCCATTAAGCAGCAGGAACTTGATCTTGCTACAACGGCACTTGGCTCAATGCAGCAAGAACTTAATAAAGCCCGTGCAGACCTCAATACACTACAAGCCCAGCGCGACAATTTAAATTTAATGGCAACAGCACCAGGTATAGTCACAGCCCGTTATGCAGAACCTGGCTCTACTGTAGTTGCAGGGCAAACCGTATTGGAAATTGTAGACCCGAAGTCTATTTGGTTGAATACACGCTTCGATCAATCTAGTGCGATTGGCTTAGCCTCAGGTTTACCTGCACAAATTCATTTACGTTCGCGTCAAAGTAACACGCTTTCAGGTCAAGTCTTATGGGTAGAGCCTCGTGCAGATGTTATTACCGAAGAAATCTTAGCCAAAGTAGTCTTTAGTCAACAACCTAACCCTCTACCCCCTTTAGGTGAATTAGCAGAAGTGACAATTAAACTAGCACCACTGTCTCGCAGCCTTGCTATTCCAAATGCTGCTATTCACCGCATCAATAACCAAGTCGGTGTCTGGAAAGTGACAGATCAAAAACTACAATTTATTGAAATTAAACTAGGTCGCTCTAATTTAGAGGGTGATGTTCAAGTACTCGATGGTCTATCAGAAAATGATCAAATCGTTTTATATAGTGAAAAACCACTTAATGCGAAAAACCGTTTGCGTATTGTAAAAAATCTTGCAGGAACATCTGAATGA
- a CDS encoding ABC transporter permease, translating into MISLAGRDIFHSWGKFVFTGFGLGLLIGVTLIMAGVYRGMVDDAKALLNNSGADLWVVQQDTLGPYAEPSSVRDDLYRSVKTTPEVEHASNITYLTTQVHYKDKDIRAMVVGIHTGEHAWNNLGWPPYLLAGRQLTRGHYEAVVDITSGLKLGDRIKIRRNYFTVVGLTRRMVSSGGDPMIFIPIKDAQQAQFQKDNAAILQDRRRTAQNPIYNRPAYPDLLDSVLSTQTSNRYVNAILVRLKTGTSAEDTAEHIQRWQQLTVYTRLQMEHILISKMIATSARQIAMFLVILALVSAAIVAFIIYTLTMDKIREIAVLKLIGTRNRTIAWMILQQALALGLIGFTIGKITSTFAAPYFPKYVLLIPQDSILGFIAVMLICMLASLVAIRMALRIDPAEAIGG; encoded by the coding sequence ATGATTAGCTTAGCCGGTCGGGATATATTCCATTCATGGGGTAAGTTTGTTTTTACTGGTTTTGGACTTGGCTTGTTGATCGGCGTGACTCTAATTATGGCGGGTGTCTACCGTGGTATGGTGGATGATGCCAAGGCTTTATTAAATAATAGCGGTGCAGATTTATGGGTAGTACAACAAGATACGCTTGGTCCATATGCTGAACCTTCTAGTGTGCGTGATGATTTATATCGTAGTGTCAAGACTACACCTGAAGTAGAACATGCCTCAAATATTACTTATCTGACCACACAAGTTCATTATAAAGATAAAGATATCCGTGCGATGGTGGTTGGAATCCATACAGGTGAACATGCCTGGAATAATTTAGGCTGGCCACCTTACCTTTTAGCGGGACGTCAATTGACTCGAGGGCACTATGAAGCTGTTGTAGACATCACTTCAGGACTTAAATTAGGTGATCGCATCAAAATCCGTCGTAATTATTTTACTGTAGTAGGATTGACTCGACGAATGGTGTCATCAGGTGGTGACCCGATGATTTTTATTCCGATTAAAGATGCACAACAAGCCCAATTTCAAAAAGATAATGCGGCAATTTTACAAGACCGCCGACGTACCGCACAAAATCCAATTTACAATCGGCCTGCTTATCCAGATTTATTAGACAGTGTTCTGAGTACTCAAACCAGCAATCGTTATGTAAATGCAATTTTAGTCCGTCTTAAAACTGGTACTTCCGCAGAAGATACTGCTGAACACATCCAACGTTGGCAGCAACTGACTGTCTACACGCGTCTTCAAATGGAACATATTTTAATTAGCAAGATGATTGCAACGTCAGCAAGGCAGATTGCGATGTTTTTAGTAATTTTGGCTTTGGTGAGCGCGGCAATTGTGGCATTTATTATTTATACCCTAACCATGGATAAAATTCGAGAAATTGCAGTTCTGAAACTAATTGGAACACGCAACCGAACGATTGCCTGGATGATCTTACAGCAAGCGCTCGCACTTGGTCTAATTGGATTTACTATAGGTAAAATCACTTCAACCTTTGCTGCGCCATATTTTCCAAAGTATGTATTATTGATTCCTCAGGATTCTATTCTTGGATTTATTGCTGTGATGTTGATTTGTATGTTGGCAAGTCTAGTAGCTATTCGTATGGCATTACGTATTGATCCAGCCGAAGCAATTGGAGGATAA
- a CDS encoding ABC transporter ATP-binding protein translates to MTHGILIEGLKKRFGQGDNAFYALKDVNMWVDPGEVVGLIGPSGSGKSTLLKCLGAVIDPTEGRMTLGSEVIFDQHWLVKDLSALRRDKIGFMFQTPYLIPFLNVLDNVALLPMLAGVPNNIARASALEILTALDVQHRIHAMPGQLSGGEQQRVAIARGLINKPPVILADEPTAPLDSVRAMTVIRLLHEMAEKFQTAIIVVTHDDKIIPTFQRLYHIREGITYEEKGEGRSF, encoded by the coding sequence ATGACCCACGGAATTTTAATTGAGGGTTTAAAAAAACGTTTTGGGCAAGGTGATAATGCTTTTTATGCATTAAAAGATGTCAATATGTGGGTGGATCCAGGAGAAGTTGTTGGACTGATTGGTCCGTCAGGTTCAGGTAAAAGTACCTTATTAAAATGTTTAGGCGCTGTGATTGATCCCACTGAAGGACGTATGACTTTAGGGAGTGAAGTGATTTTTGATCAACACTGGTTGGTAAAAGATTTAAGTGCATTGCGACGTGACAAAATTGGTTTTATGTTCCAAACACCTTATTTGATTCCTTTTTTGAATGTTTTAGATAATGTTGCGCTATTACCTATGCTTGCAGGTGTTCCTAATAACATAGCACGTGCAAGTGCTTTAGAAATTTTAACGGCTTTAGATGTTCAGCATCGTATTCATGCCATGCCTGGGCAATTATCGGGTGGTGAACAACAACGTGTAGCTATTGCACGCGGCTTGATTAATAAGCCACCTGTCATTTTGGCAGATGAGCCAACGGCACCTTTAGACAGCGTTCGTGCCATGACTGTAATTCGTTTGTTGCACGAAATGGCGGAAAAATTTCAAACAGCAATTATTGTTGTTACACATGACGATAAAATTATTCCGACTTTCCAGCGACTATATCATATTCGTGAGGGAATAACGTATGAAGAAAAAGGAGAGGGTCGTAGTTTCTAA
- a CDS encoding transposase, with translation MDWFFGCKLHLIMSQSGKIVSTALSNEHTADIKMIEHLVEGLKTKLYAVHGYISQELKIKFEESRHLV, from the coding sequence ATGGACTGGTTCTTTGGCTGTAAGCTACATTTAATCATGAGTCAGTCAGGCAAGATTGTCAGTACAGCTTTATCTAATGAACATACAGCAGACATTAAAATGATTGAGCATTTGGTAGAAGGCTTAAAAACAAAACTCTATGCTGTTCATGGATATATCAGTCAAGAATTAAAAATCAAATTTGAGGAATCAAGACATTTGGTTTAA
- a CDS encoding DsrE family protein — translation MKFIKNLCLSFLLFFSSLSIAVAETTKDPLFVLLTSNDAHRTKMAIGMSNNQFQKGHPLTVYLVDQGVMLASSRFEHRYAEHQAMLKNIMVNGGQVFICKMCMDQYGVKEGDLIKGLKYANPDDMGEAIFQPGTKTLSW, via the coding sequence ATGAAATTTATTAAAAACTTGTGCTTGTCTTTTCTGCTGTTTTTTTCAAGTTTATCGATTGCAGTAGCAGAAACAACAAAAGATCCATTATTTGTATTGCTTACCAGTAATGATGCTCATCGTACAAAGATGGCCATCGGCATGAGTAATAATCAATTCCAAAAAGGGCATCCCTTGACTGTATATTTAGTCGATCAAGGGGTTATGCTTGCTTCTAGCCGCTTCGAACATAGATATGCAGAGCATCAGGCCATGCTGAAAAATATAATGGTCAATGGTGGACAAGTCTTTATCTGTAAAATGTGTATGGATCAATATGGTGTTAAAGAGGGTGATCTTATCAAAGGTTTAAAATATGCGAATCCTGATGATATGGGGGAAGCAATTTTTCAACCTGGTACCAAAACTCTATCATGGTGA
- a CDS encoding IS5 family transposase has protein sequence MKKPTHKIYRTTNWPAYNRALMSRGNIAIWFDPATQWYAPSKGKQGRNQTYSDAAIQCCLMIKSLFRLSLRMVTGFVQSLIKLCGLNWIAPDYTTLCRRQKHIDIVISYQKSSDGLHLLMDSTGMKFLGEGEWKRKKHGPEYRRQWRKLHIGIDAKTLQIRAVQLTTNNVSDSQVLGDLLNQIPQDEQIDSVYTDGAYDTKQCRQVIADRQGHAVIPPRKNAKQWKDTKSSSLERNELLRTIKRLGRTLWKKWSGYHRRSLVETKMHCIKLLGDKLSARSFDSQVNEIHARVAVLNRFTELGRPLTQVTP, from the coding sequence ATGAAGAAGCCTACACACAAAATCTACCGCACAACCAATTGGCCCGCATATAACCGAGCACTTATGAGTCGCGGAAATATTGCCATTTGGTTTGATCCTGCTACGCAATGGTATGCTCCATCAAAAGGCAAACAAGGGCGAAATCAAACCTACTCCGACGCAGCCATCCAATGCTGCTTAATGATTAAATCCTTATTCCGTCTGTCTTTACGTATGGTTACTGGCTTTGTGCAAAGTCTGATTAAACTTTGCGGATTAAATTGGATAGCTCCAGATTACACCACGCTTTGTAGAAGACAAAAGCATATTGATATTGTAATCAGCTACCAAAAAAGTAGCGATGGGCTGCATCTACTCATGGACTCTACAGGCATGAAGTTTCTAGGTGAGGGCGAATGGAAGCGCAAGAAACATGGACCTGAATATCGTCGCCAATGGCGTAAACTTCATATTGGTATAGATGCTAAAACCCTACAAATACGAGCAGTTCAGCTTACAACCAATAATGTCAGTGATTCACAGGTGCTTGGTGATTTACTTAATCAGATTCCACAAGATGAGCAGATTGACTCTGTTTATACCGATGGAGCTTATGACACCAAGCAATGCCGTCAGGTCATTGCAGATCGGCAAGGGCATGCGGTGATTCCACCTAGAAAAAATGCGAAACAATGGAAAGATACAAAGAGTAGCTCGCTAGAGCGAAATGAATTACTTAGAACAATTAAACGTTTAGGCAGGACACTATGGAAAAAATGGTCAGGCTATCATCGGCGAAGTTTGGTTGAAACTAAGATGCATTGCATCAAATTATTAGGAGATAAACTCAGTGCAAGGAGTTTTGATAGCCAAGTGAATGAGATCCATGCACGTGTAGCAGTCCTTAACAGATTTACGGAATTAGGTCGACCACTTACCCAAGTTACGCCTTAA
- a CDS encoding rhodanese-like domain-containing protein, translated as MFNILMYLPWGKVPEITCQELLQKREIVQIVDVRSAHEFKHSHIKGAVNLPITQLNESTIQSLGLNLDQPVVTICLSAHRSIPATRKLAKMGYSVTQLKGGMKSWWKNGLPCIKN; from the coding sequence ATGTTTAATATTCTGATGTATCTACCTTGGGGCAAGGTGCCTGAAATCACTTGTCAGGAATTATTACAGAAACGGGAAATTGTACAGATTGTTGATGTCCGAAGTGCTCACGAGTTTAAACACAGTCATATAAAAGGTGCTGTTAATTTACCTATTACACAGTTGAATGAATCTACAATACAATCATTGGGGCTCAATCTGGATCAGCCCGTGGTGACCATTTGTTTATCGGCGCACCGAAGCATTCCAGCGACACGCAAATTAGCCAAGATGGGATATTCAGTCACACAGTTAAAAGGTGGTATGAAATCTTGGTGGAAAAATGGCCTGCCTTGTATCAAAAACTAA
- a CDS encoding DUF2946 domain-containing protein, which translates to MMLGRLLGLSAILLQIAVFLQPLLPEKHSVFSVCKTIAAALHLEVTNVHPHHSFATSHPHSNQASGADQSNAHILAHVQDRHEHQERDDAHTGHDCQFCLVHSYTLPLLDTKLRLVLIRTQTLLQFFSTFVPYTLSQPTPWFLIPQSRAPPLTFIH; encoded by the coding sequence ATGATGTTGGGAAGATTGCTGGGGTTATCAGCAATCTTGTTACAGATCGCTGTGTTCCTGCAGCCTTTATTGCCAGAAAAACACAGTGTTTTTTCGGTATGTAAAACTATTGCCGCAGCATTACATCTAGAAGTTACTAACGTTCATCCACACCACAGCTTCGCAACATCACATCCGCATAGCAATCAAGCCAGCGGAGCAGACCAAAGCAATGCACATATCCTCGCACATGTGCAGGATCGACATGAACATCAAGAGCGGGATGATGCACATACCGGTCATGACTGCCAGTTTTGCCTGGTGCACAGCTATACCCTACCGCTACTCGATACCAAACTCAGACTAGTACTGATCAGAACTCAGACCTTACTGCAGTTCTTCAGTACATTTGTCCCATATACGCTGTCCCAACCTACTCCCTGGTTCCTTATTCCTCAGAGCCGTGCTCCTCCTCTAACATTCATCCATTAA
- a CDS encoding helix-turn-helix domain-containing protein yields the protein MNLLQHDQAHHLKSDFNNNCCLDLAQQIVRIRQALNISQTELASKLCISARTLESWERGVRHPSSSAQALLKLFIKSPQFVLENLA from the coding sequence ATGAATCTACTTCAGCATGATCAGGCACATCACCTAAAAAGTGATTTTAATAACAACTGTTGTCTGGATTTAGCACAACAAATTGTAAGGATCCGGCAAGCTCTCAATATTTCACAGACAGAACTAGCATCAAAACTGTGTATTTCCGCCCGTACCTTAGAAAGTTGGGAACGTGGAGTTCGTCATCCCTCAAGCTCAGCCCAAGCTTTGTTGAAACTCTTTATCAAGTCACCTCAGTTTGTTTTGGAAAATCTTGCTTGA
- a CDS encoding NifB/NifX family molybdenum-iron cluster-binding protein has protein sequence MVIVITSQNRRHITPHAGKCRKFWKYELKDGKVMDKQLIEVEKEASFSQSGEVLEKLLPMDIFVTTGMGDRLREKLKNIGVHVIVTGEIDPDNFIKSLV, from the coding sequence ATGGTAATTGTAATTACATCACAGAACCGACGTCATATTACTCCGCACGCTGGGAAATGCCGAAAATTCTGGAAATATGAGCTCAAAGATGGGAAAGTTATGGACAAACAGCTCATTGAGGTGGAGAAAGAAGCATCATTTTCTCAGTCGGGTGAGGTGCTAGAAAAACTGTTACCTATGGATATTTTCGTAACTACAGGGATGGGGGACAGATTACGAGAAAAACTCAAAAATATTGGCGTACATGTTATTGTGACTGGCGAAATTGATCCTGATAATTTTATTAAGAGTTTAGTTTAA
- a CDS encoding SDR family NAD(P)-dependent oxidoreductase yields the protein MSNRFKNKVALVTGAGSGIGKSTAMLLAKQGASVVVSDINFEAAQKVAEEIVSLGGKAAANKANTAEPEDMKAAVEFSISTYGALHLAFNNAGILGDVQPIANLSIEAWRRVIDINLNAVFYGLHYQIPAILAAGGGAIVNTASILGLVGTENISGYVAAKHGVTGLTKTASLEYAKKGIRINSVHPGYIKTPLIGEFDEAELIKLHPVGRLGNPEEVAQVVAFLLSDDASFVTGSQYVVDGSYTSQ from the coding sequence ATGTCAAATCGGTTCAAAAATAAAGTTGCCCTAGTTACTGGTGCGGGTTCTGGAATTGGGAAAAGCACAGCTATGCTTTTAGCGAAGCAGGGTGCAAGTGTTGTAGTCTCGGATATTAACTTTGAAGCAGCACAGAAAGTTGCTGAGGAAATTGTATCTTTAGGCGGTAAAGCGGCTGCGAATAAAGCCAATACGGCTGAACCTGAAGACATGAAAGCAGCGGTTGAATTTTCAATTAGCACGTATGGTGCCCTTCATTTAGCTTTTAACAATGCTGGAATATTGGGTGACGTTCAGCCAATTGCAAATTTAAGTATTGAAGCTTGGCGTCGTGTGATTGATATTAATTTGAATGCGGTCTTTTATGGCCTACATTATCAAATCCCTGCAATATTGGCAGCCGGCGGTGGTGCAATTGTGAATACAGCATCAATTTTAGGTTTAGTTGGGACTGAAAATATTTCTGGTTATGTTGCAGCTAAGCATGGTGTAACCGGGCTTACTAAAACGGCTTCGCTAGAATATGCTAAAAAGGGTATTCGTATTAATTCAGTACATCCTGGTTATATTAAAACGCCTTTAATTGGTGAGTTTGATGAAGCTGAACTGATAAAATTGCATCCAGTTGGTCGTTTAGGAAATCCGGAAGAAGTTGCACAGGTCGTTGCTTTCTTACTCTCTGATGATGCATCTTTTGTAACGGGCAGCCAGTATGTAGTAGATGGGTCATATACTTCACAATAG
- a CDS encoding class I SAM-dependent methyltransferase — MSQHWNELYAQTQDLYGTAANLFIQEIARKIRIEGKTLAIAEGEGRNILYLAEQARQDNYPFSAEVWDYSDVALKHLSSKAEATGINLELRHVDLTAAKWPSERYQNVICVFGHFDTETQTKVLEGIRESLLNGGWFIGELYSKEQINYKTGGPKNIEYLYYPWDILQVFKQDHIHHFYVGEQERQEGELHCGKCHVIQFAIQVMK, encoded by the coding sequence ATGAGTCAGCACTGGAATGAATTGTATGCCCAGACGCAGGACCTATACGGCACAGCAGCAAACCTGTTTATCCAGGAGATTGCGCGGAAAATCCGGATTGAAGGTAAAACACTGGCAATTGCTGAAGGAGAAGGAAGGAATATCCTGTACCTGGCTGAGCAGGCAAGACAGGATAATTATCCTTTTTCGGCAGAAGTTTGGGATTATTCCGATGTTGCTTTGAAGCATCTGTCCAGCAAAGCCGAAGCCACAGGGATAAATCTTGAACTCAGACATGTTGATTTAACAGCAGCTAAATGGCCGTCCGAGCGTTATCAAAACGTGATTTGTGTATTTGGTCATTTCGATACAGAAACACAAACAAAGGTTTTAGAAGGCATAAGAGAATCTTTGCTAAACGGTGGATGGTTTATCGGTGAGCTGTATTCCAAGGAGCAGATCAACTATAAAACTGGTGGCCCTAAAAATATCGAATATTTATACTATCCGTGGGATATTTTGCAGGTTTTCAAGCAGGATCATATCCATCATTTTTATGTTGGAGAGCAAGAAAGACAGGAGGGAGAATTACATTGTGGTAAATGCCATGTTATTCAATTTGCGATACAAGTGATGAAGTAA
- a CDS encoding carboxymuconolactone decarboxylase family protein, whose translation MKYKELTQNISGNLRTLSQDSPDLMKSFNQLSQIAMRDGVIDSKTKELIALAIGVAARCDGCIGFHVRTLVKMGMTLQELEEALGVAVYMGGGPSLMYAANALEAFKEFSN comes from the coding sequence ATGAAATACAAAGAATTAACCCAGAATATTTCAGGTAATTTAAGAACGCTCAGCCAGGATTCACCTGATTTAATGAAAAGTTTCAATCAATTATCCCAGATCGCAATGCGTGATGGTGTGATTGATTCCAAAACCAAGGAATTGATTGCCTTGGCGATTGGTGTGGCTGCACGTTGTGATGGTTGTATCGGTTTTCATGTCAGGACGTTGGTCAAAATGGGTATGACCCTGCAGGAGCTGGAGGAAGCTCTGGGCGTTGCTGTGTATATGGGCGGTGGACCTTCATTGATGTATGCCGCAAATGCCCTGGAAGCATTTAAAGAGTTTTCCAACTGA
- a CDS encoding rhodanese-like domain-containing protein: MKTAEQIILNAKRRIQEVSVDDLLEAMKNHKTILIDVREPDEFQAAAIDRAVNYPRGVLEMRIHQHPLASHHCDTLQALEHLKDQPIYLICGTGGRSALATDTLQNMGFTQVKSVQGGFQAWLEQGYPVQK, from the coding sequence ATGAAAACTGCAGAGCAAATCATTCTGAATGCGAAAAGACGGATTCAGGAAGTGAGTGTAGATGACTTACTTGAAGCCATGAAAAATCATAAAACCATTCTAATTGATGTTCGGGAACCAGATGAATTTCAGGCGGCAGCGATAGACCGTGCGGTGAACTATCCTCGTGGTGTTTTAGAAATGAGGATTCACCAGCATCCTTTGGCGAGCCATCATTGCGATACCCTACAGGCACTGGAACATCTTAAAGATCAGCCGATCTATTTGATCTGTGGTACAGGCGGCCGTTCGGCACTGGCTACAGATACTTTGCAGAATATGGGTTTTACTCAGGTTAAATCCGTTCAAGGGGGATTTCAAGCATGGCTAGAGCAGGGCTATCCGGTACAAAAATAA
- a CDS encoding sulfite exporter TauE/SafE family protein has translation MWVLILEGLAIGGLLGLTGAGGGILAVPALMASQGWTVAQAAPVGLLAVTLSALVGTFEGLFKRIVRYRAALWIALISIPSARYGVNLAGIVSPVWLTMAFSLVMLIVAYRIFFNKVNDHENPPCKVNQTTGRLIWNVKTASFLAGIGVVAGLLTGLLGVGGGFVIVPALRKFTDLDMRSIVATSLMIIFLIGSVSISAHVLDGFQYPVSVTLTFVLACIIGMLIGRSLIPLIKSNQIQKVFATTVIGVAIYLIYSALIG, from the coding sequence ATGTGGGTGTTAATACTGGAAGGGTTGGCCATCGGTGGCTTGCTGGGTTTAACTGGTGCTGGTGGCGGTATCCTGGCTGTACCGGCACTGATGGCGAGTCAGGGCTGGACCGTGGCACAGGCTGCGCCTGTGGGCTTGCTGGCAGTGACTCTGTCTGCCTTGGTCGGAACGTTCGAGGGTTTATTCAAGCGTATTGTACGTTATCGCGCTGCGCTCTGGATCGCCCTGATCAGTATTCCTTCAGCACGCTATGGCGTAAATCTGGCTGGTATTGTTTCTCCGGTCTGGCTGACGATGGCTTTCAGTCTAGTCATGTTGATTGTGGCTTACCGGATCTTCTTTAACAAAGTTAATGACCATGAGAATCCACCGTGTAAGGTCAATCAAACGACCGGTCGCCTGATCTGGAATGTGAAAACGGCCTCGTTCCTCGCCGGTATTGGTGTAGTTGCGGGTTTATTAACTGGCCTGCTTGGGGTTGGTGGTGGTTTTGTAATTGTTCCAGCGCTGCGTAAATTCACAGACCTCGATATGCGTAGTATCGTTGCGACTTCCCTGATGATTATCTTCCTGATTGGCAGTGTCAGTATTTCTGCCCACGTTCTGGATGGTTTTCAATATCCTGTTTCGGTTACCCTGACTTTTGTTCTGGCTTGTATCATTGGGATGCTCATTGGGCGTAGTTTGATACCTTTGATAAAGAGTAATCAAATCCAAAAGGTTTTTGCTACGACTGTGATTGGGGTGGCAATCTATTTAATCTATTCAGCACTCATAGGCTAG